One Pristiophorus japonicus isolate sPriJap1 chromosome 19, sPriJap1.hap1, whole genome shotgun sequence genomic window carries:
- the LOC139230295 gene encoding uncharacterized protein C1orf94-like, which yields MLAKLELVHGQKDTKCSFPLGPYPRYTWIHDDTPEDGLDKACYEIWKRVQQLSSQLDPGPREARGPEPGRVGAELEAEEEEEEEDEEAPGEAPEGRPAGQAPDSCGKDDVSLLVQLEYLSIMGESAAVELCQPKPGDGGPVATPVPGQAAANREKGPPGPGAEPLKNFLDSMLKCAGGAEQMPKKGGFAKEEPPSQAKAAKSCSTAGLELEPSVASNKEICQLLAQFSLKHINVAEAPDNKVVMEEAQIIKDFLQNNMFSSAGGGDKPAETSPPPPPPPPTGAVESQDEHARRQLPVFAKLREEPAPGPLEGGREPTAGLTTASEARAQEMAEAGRDLVKLLRAGRRGASPREPGGRESPRAGSPEPEEKAPAGGIAVPSSNKSEHSYSTSRHALKGATPSARKGGPTQPAKEAGKARGGSGEATAVSALRKDDFKGGEEADRKMAAFAAAGEDEASATRGGQPPERAEAQEAEGAAGHSGSDSAGSECNAGSADEDVASGPREGAPAGYPDKGGSAASGGAYDCGAKYGAAMYPARFPGGALPMASRPPLINYPPVAPAAAPSAAAAAATVPPSAPGYAHHQPFYQPRTMRVPHPQSAYQPAGCFVRPSNPYNYSQMAQEYVPRQAYIRATYAPLVGYWSFVPEYSYSARNPAKPLTPGGGGGGGGGGGGGNNPPAMAGDGPQCLFQPAYGYLDSNMAATRFSSGRTGPVYNNSNFQMYYPADGSGYNYW from the coding sequence atgCTGGCCAAGCTCGAGTTGGTCCACGGCCAGAAAGACACCAAGTGCTCCTTCCCGCTGGGCCCGTACCCACGCTATACCTGGATCCACGACGACACGCCAGAGGATGGCCTGGACAAGGCTTGCTACGAGATCTGGAAACGGGTCCAGCAGCTCTCCTCCCAGCTCGACCCCGGCCCCCGGGAGGCGAGGGGGCCCGAGCCCGGCCGGGTTGGGGCCGAGCTCgaggcggaggaggaagaagaggaggaggacgaggaggcgccgGGCGAGGCCCCCGAGGGGCGTCCGGCGGGCCAAGCGCCCGACAGCTGCGGCAAAGACGACGTCTCCCTGCTGGTGCAGCTGGAATACCTGAGCATCATGGGCGAAAGCGCCGCGGTGGAACTTTGCCAGCCCAAGCCCGGAGACGGCGGGCCGGTTGCCACGCCGGTGCCGGGGCAAGCCGCCGCCAACAGAGAGAAGGGCCCGCCGGGACCCGGCGCGGAGCCGCTGAAGAACTTCCTGGACAGCATGTTGAAATGCGCGGGCGGGGCGGAGCAGATGCCCAAGAAGGGTGGCTTTGCCAAGGAGGAGCCCCCGTCGCAAGCGAAGGCCGCCAAGAGCTGCTCGACGGCGGGGCTGGAGCTCGAGCCGAGCGTGGCCTCCAACAAGGAGATCTGCCAGCTCCTGGCCCAGTTCTCCCTCAAGCACATCAACGTGGCCGAGGCCCCCGACAACAAGGTGGTGATGGAGGAGGCCCAGATCATCAAGGACTTCCTGCAAAACAACATGTTCAGCTCGGCCGGGGGCGGGGACAAGCCGGCGGAGACCTCACCacccccgccgccgccgccgcccacCGGCGCCGTGGAGTCGCAGGACGAACACGCCCGCCGGCAGCTGCCCGTCTTCGCGAAGCTGCGCGAGGAGCCGGCGCCCGGTCCCCTCGAGGGCGGCCGGGAACCGACGGCGGGCTTGACCACGGCCTCAGAGGCCAGGGCCCAGGAGATGGCGGAGGCCGGGCGCGACCTGGTCAAGCTGCTGCGTGCCGGCCGACGGGGGGCCTCCCCGCGAGAGCCCGGAGGCCGGGAGTCGCCGCGAGCCGGCTCGCCGGAGCCCGAGGAGAAGGCGCCGGCCGGTGGTATCGCCGTCCCCTCCTCCAACAAGTCCGAGCACAGCTACAGCACCTCGCGCCACGCCCTGAAAGGCGCCACCCCCTCCGCCCGGAAAGGGGGCCCCACCCAGCCGGCCAAGGAGGCGGGCAAGGCCAGAGGCGGGTCGGGAGAGGCAACGGCGGTGTCGGCCCTGCGCAAGGACGATTTCAAGGGCGGCGAAGAGGCGGACCGCAAGATGGCGGCCTTCGCGGCCGCCGGCGAGGACGAGGCCAGCGCCACGAGGGGCGGCCAGCCGCCGGAGAGGGCCGAGGCCCAGGAGGCCGAAGGCGCGGCCGGGCACTCCGGCTCGGACTCGGCGGGCTCCGAGTGCAACGCCGGCAGCGCGGACGAGGACGTCGCCAGCGGCCCGCGGGAGGGCGCGCCGGCCGGCTACCCGGACAAGGGGGGGTCGGCGGCCTCGGGGGGCGCATACGACTGCGGGGCCAAGTACGGGGCGGCCATGTACCCCGCCCGCTTCCCCGGCGGGGCCCTGCCCATGGCCAGCCGCCCGCCCCTCATCAACTACCCGCCGGTGGCCCCCGCAGCCGCCCcctccgccgccgccgccgccgccaccgtgcccccctccgcccccggctaCGCCCATCACCAGCCCTTCTACCAGCCCCGCACCATGCGTGTGCCCCACCCACAATCGGCCTACCAGCCAGCCGGCTGCTTCGTGCGGCCCAGCAACCCCTACAACTACAGCCAGATGGCGCAAGAGTACGTGCCGCGCCAGGCCTACATCCGGGCCACCTACGCCCCGCTGGTGGGCTACTGGTCCTTCGTGCCCGAGTATTCCTACTCCGCCCGCAACCCCGCCAAGCccctgaccccgggggggggcggcggcggcggcggcgggggcGGTGGCGGCAACAACCCCCCCGCCATGGCGGGCGACGGGCCCCAGTGCCTCTTCCAGCCCGCCTATGGCTACCTGGActccaacatggcggccaccaggttCAGCTCGGGCCGCACGGGGCCCGTCTACAACAACAGCAATTTTCAAATGTACTATCCCGCGGACGGAAGTGGCTACAACTATTGGTAG